One window of Thermocoleostomius sinensis A174 genomic DNA carries:
- a CDS encoding DUF2605 domain-containing protein: protein MSSSNSNLPEPELLKSLLEPLLDDFLYWFERSRSLLEGNTLNFLSTEAQADLLQRVRQAQQEVETARMMLKVTDGQVGLDTAVLMPWHRLVTECWQVSMRFRSQNP, encoded by the coding sequence ATGTCTAGCTCAAACTCAAATTTGCCAGAACCCGAATTATTGAAGTCCCTCTTAGAACCTTTACTAGATGATTTTTTATATTGGTTTGAGCGATCACGATCGCTACTAGAAGGTAACACCCTTAACTTTCTTAGTACTGAAGCCCAAGCCGATTTGCTGCAACGAGTCCGACAGGCTCAGCAGGAGGTGGAAACTGCCCGGATGATGCTCAAGGTTACAGACGGCCAAGTCGGCTTAGACACAGCCGTACTAATGCCTTGGCATCGCTTGGTTACAGAGTGTTGGCAGGTCAGTATGCGGTTTCGATCGCAGAACCCCTAA
- a CDS encoding DUF2973 domain-containing protein yields MLHLIYILAFTILAFLAVSNLIRNLMTLGMEAQSYRGNQSRGSSSGSPSSRLRSVPHPELLDEQGNVVNEPFLVMRSMTVEDAREQLDALYNSSPGYSDEAHDEA; encoded by the coding sequence ATGTTGCATCTGATTTACATCCTTGCTTTTACAATTTTGGCTTTCCTTGCCGTCAGTAATTTGATCCGCAATCTGATGACATTGGGAATGGAAGCGCAGTCTTATCGTGGTAATCAATCTCGCGGTTCTAGTAGTGGCTCTCCTTCCTCTCGCCTGCGTTCGGTTCCTCACCCAGAGCTACTGGACGAGCAAGGAAATGTAGTCAATGAACCATTTTTGGTGATGCGATCGATGACTGTAGAAGATGCTCGTGAGCAACTCGACGCGCTGTATAACTCTTCCCCAGGCTACAGTGACGAGGCACACGACGAGGCGTAG
- a CDS encoding D-alanine--D-alanine ligase family protein, which yields MAKLNVGLLFGGRSGEHEVSISSARAIARALVTAPNTENYALRPFYIQKDGCWQTGAIAQQVLETGIPLPVDESMGATRLSLWQFPSDVADVDVWFPILHGPNGEDGTIQGLLKLMQVPCVGSGVLASALGMDKIAMKSAFAQAGLSQVDYVTVTRTEVWSNPCVFPKLCDRIEAVLGYPCFVKPANLGSSVGIAKVRTRAQLEAALDSAASYDRRIIVEAGVTAREVECAVLGNDQPKASVIGEITYSSDFYDYETKYTEGKSRHLIPAPLSSEVVAQIQDMAIRAFKAVDAAGIARVDFFYVESTGKVLINEINTMPGFTATSMYPMLWAASGIPFADLIDRLIQLGLERSQE from the coding sequence ATGGCAAAACTCAATGTAGGACTGTTGTTCGGCGGTCGCTCTGGAGAACACGAGGTATCGATTAGTTCAGCCAGAGCCATTGCCCGCGCCCTCGTCACGGCTCCTAATACCGAGAACTATGCTCTGCGGCCTTTCTACATTCAAAAAGACGGATGCTGGCAAACCGGAGCGATCGCCCAGCAAGTGTTAGAAACTGGAATACCATTGCCAGTGGATGAGTCGATGGGTGCAACTCGATTGTCTCTTTGGCAGTTTCCATCGGACGTGGCAGACGTTGACGTATGGTTTCCCATTTTGCACGGTCCCAATGGTGAAGACGGTACAATTCAAGGCTTGCTGAAGCTAATGCAGGTTCCTTGTGTGGGGTCAGGTGTGTTGGCATCAGCGTTGGGCATGGACAAAATTGCCATGAAATCTGCCTTTGCCCAAGCAGGACTCTCACAGGTCGACTATGTGACGGTCACTCGCACTGAAGTTTGGTCAAACCCGTGTGTGTTTCCTAAGCTTTGCGATCGTATCGAGGCGGTGTTGGGGTATCCTTGTTTTGTCAAACCTGCTAACCTCGGCTCATCGGTCGGTATCGCTAAAGTTCGGACTCGAGCACAGCTAGAAGCGGCTCTAGATAGCGCTGCCAGCTACGATCGCCGTATTATTGTAGAAGCAGGAGTGACGGCCCGTGAAGTAGAATGTGCCGTGTTGGGAAACGACCAACCCAAAGCCTCGGTAATTGGTGAAATTACTTACAGCAGCGACTTCTACGATTATGAAACTAAATATACTGAGGGTAAATCCAGGCACCTAATTCCGGCACCACTGTCGTCGGAGGTAGTGGCTCAGATTCAAGATATGGCGATTCGGGCCTTCAAAGCGGTGGATGCAGCCGGGATTGCCAGAGTCGATTTCTTTTATGTGGAATCAACAGGCAAGGTGCTAATTAACGAAATCAATACAATGCCTGGCTTTACAGCAACTAGTATGTATCCAATGCTGTGGGCGGCAAGCGGCATACCCTTTGCGGACTTGATCGATCGTTTGATTCAACTTGGGCTAGAACGATCGCAAGAATGA